The bacterium genome segment CAATTCCTACCAGGCAAACTTCGGCGGCAACTACGATGTTTTCATCACTCGCTTTTCTTCGGCCGGCTCCTCGGTTCTCTACTCGACTTTTATCGGCGGTGCCAACAGCGACACCGGCTACGGCGTCGCCGTCAACTCCGCCTTCGAGGCCGTCGTCACCGGGTACACCTATTCCACCGATTTTCCCACCGTCAATCCCTACCAGGCCTCCCGGAATGCGGAATGGGATTTCTTCGTCGTCATGCTCTCCTCGACCGGCTCCTCGCTCATCTACTCGACGTACCTGGGAGGCAACGGCAACGACTACGGCCGGGCCGTCGCCCTCGACACCGACTCCAACGCTTACATCACCGGTTGGAGTCTGTCCTCCGATTTTCCCACCGTCAATCCCTGCCAAGCTTATTACGCCGGCTACAGGGACGTCACCGTATCCAAGCTCTCCTCGACCGGCTCGGAACTACTGTATTCGACCTACTGCGGAGGCTTCGACGACGACCAGGGATACGCCATCGCCGTGGATGGGGACGGCGAAGCGTGGGTCGGCGGTAGCACCGAGTCGGGCTTTTATCCTTACCTCTTCCCCACCGTGAACGCCTACCAGTCGAGCTTCGGGGGAGGAAGTTGCGATGCCTTCCTCTTCCGGCTCTCCTCCGACGGCGCGCGCCTGCTCTACTCGACCTATTTCGGAGGAAACGGGGATGATTATGCCTACGCCGTCGGCCTCGCTCCGGACGGGGGCGCCTGCCTCGTCGGGAAAGCGTCTTCGACCAATTTCCCCACCGTGAACCCCTTTCAGGCCTCCCGAGCTTCGAGCAGCGGCGACGCCTTCGCCGCCCGCTTCGCCCCCGGAGGCTCCTCCCTCGTCTATTCGACCTACATCGGTGGCGTCGACGGCAGCAGCCAGTTCCAGGGGATCGGGGTGGACGGCCAGGGCGGCGTCTTCGCCGGGGGCTATACCTATGCCGAATCCTTCCCGACCGTCAGACCCTACCAAGCGGGCATGCTCTCCACCAACGACGTCATCATCACCCGGTTCTCTCCCTCCGGTTCCTCCCTCGTTTATTCGACCTTCCTGGGGGGCACCCACAACGATTACGCCTACGGCTTCGCCATCGACGCCAACCAGGACGCCTACATAACCGGTTACACCAACGCCGTCGACTTCCCGACCGTCAACCCCTACCAAGCGTCCCGGGCGGGAAGCGAGGAGGTCTTCGTCACCAAGCTCAAACACTTCACCACGCCCAGTGCCACGCCGACGCCGGTCGGCTATAAAACGCCGACTCCGCCGCCCACGCCTCCCCCGCCGACCCCGACCCCGCCCTCGTCCATGACGCCCTCCCCGACGCCGGAAGGCTACCTCACCCCGACGCCGTCGCCGACGCCGATGGTTCTCGTCTTCGAGATCGGCACCTATCTGGGAGGGGCATCCGACGACTATTCCTACGACGTCTCCGTCGATTCCCTTGGGGATTTCTACGTCGTCGGGTACACCTATTCCGACGATTTTCCCACCGTCAACCCTTATCAGGCGGCCCGTACCGGCGCCGACGCCTTTTTAACCAAGTTCTCCTCCGACGGGTCCACGCTGCTCTACTCGACCTATCTGGGGGGAAGTTCCTACGATTACTGCTACGGTATGGCGGTGGATACCACCCTAAGCGCCTATCTGACCGGCCGGACCAGATCCACGGATTTCCCGACGGTGAACGCCTACCAAGCGAGCTTGGCCGGTTCCAACTACAACGCCTTCGTCACCCGGTTCTCCTCCG includes the following:
- a CDS encoding SBBP repeat-containing protein is translated as MKKALVSSLCIGAVIAVPVVLFAQNVTLEYSTYLGGTNTDEGNALAVDSALCAYVVGYTYSNNFPTFNSYQANFGGNYDVFITRFSSAGSSVLYSTFIGGANSDTGYGVAVNSAFEAVVTGYTYSTDFPTVNPYQASRNAEWDFFVVMLSSTGSSLIYSTYLGGNGNDYGRAVALDTDSNAYITGWSLSSDFPTVNPCQAYYAGYRDVTVSKLSSTGSELLYSTYCGGFDDDQGYAIAVDGDGEAWVGGSTESGFYPYLFPTVNAYQSSFGGGSCDAFLFRLSSDGARLLYSTYFGGNGDDYAYAVGLAPDGGACLVGKASSTNFPTVNPFQASRASSSGDAFAARFAPGGSSLVYSTYIGGVDGSSQFQGIGVDGQGGVFAGGYTYAESFPTVRPYQAGMLSTNDVIITRFSPSGSSLVYSTFLGGTHNDYAYGFAIDANQDAYITGYTNAVDFPTVNPYQASRAGSEEVFVTKLKHFTTPSATPTPVGYKTPTPPPTPPPPTPTPPSSMTPSPTPEGYLTPTPSPTPMVLVFEIGTYLGGASDDYSYDVSVDSLGDFYVVGYTYSDDFPTVNPYQAARTGADAFLTKFSSDGSTLLYSTYLGGSSYDYCYGMAVDTTLSAYLTGRTRSTDFPTVNAYQASLAGSNYNAFVTRFSSDGSELLYSSYLGGGDVDYGNEIVVDSAFSAYVHGYTNSTDFPTVNPYQASRYGSNEDGFVTKFSSDGFTLLYSTYLGGGGEDYGYGIDVDSLGCAFVTGYTDSTTFPTVNPYQPSRAGDDDAYVAKLSSTGSELLYSTYLGGSDTDRAYAVAVDSLGSAYVTGRTQSAAPGNLFPVVNAYQDIPHGETDVFVAKLGSTGSTLVYSTYLGGADDDYGEAIAIDSQGAASVTGRTESDASPFFFPVTADAYQPAPHGDVDAFVATISADGSRLDYSTYLGGSGPDSGYGIACSVGSPLVRIYATGRTESNNFPTLNAYQPSRGGSTDVYVFTLVKQTTPTPTPSATPTPSSTPTPSVTPTPSVTPTPSVTPTPSVTPTPSATPTPSTTPPPSATPTPSNTPSPSPTPTSSPSASPTPSVTPTPSITPPPSVTP